A single Crateriforma conspicua DNA region contains:
- a CDS encoding tyrosine-type recombinase/integrase, producing MVSEEGAEGEEITRCVYSTHSLRATTATLLLDAGADICKVQELLGHRHVTTT from the coding sequence ATGGTTTCGGAAGAGGGGGCGGAAGGAGAGGAGATCACGCGGTGCGTGTACTCAACGCACAGCCTGCGAGCGACAACCGCTACACTGCTTCTGGATGCGGGCGCGGATATTTGTAAGGTCCAGGAGCTTCTGGGGCACCGGCACGTGACGACGACCTAA
- the ltrA gene encoding group II intron reverse transcriptase/maturase, translating into MNADGKSDGFVVPPTRMNNAGAEPSAESAEGREPTKKNADQTDVSRAPKRKRGRSYGLAGVRETARAQPELKFTSLLHHVNENLLTEAFFDLKKTAAVGVDVVTWHDYEQGLEDRIADLHGRVHRGSYRAKPSKRIYITKADGRERPIGIASLEDKVVQKAVGWVLQCIYEQDFLGFSYGFRPGRSQHKALDALSVALTSKKVNWVLDADVKGFFDNMNHDWLMKFLEHRIADKRVLRLIGKWLRAGVSDDGEWSETKVGTPQGAVISPLLANIYLHYVLDLWIQSWRNRRGRGDMVIIRFADDFVVGFQHKYEAEAFLEELRERFAKFSLELHGQKTRLIEFGRFAMSNRKERGEGRPETFDFLGFTHRCDVTRSHGWFTIRRETIAKRMRATLAAIKAKLRQRRHWPVGVVGRWLARVMRGWLNYHAVPGNMVRLQQFRNEVAKLWLAVLRRRSQRSTWTWTRMQRLARKHLPTPRILHSYPQQNFHARFDVGAG; encoded by the coding sequence ATGAACGCCGATGGGAAGTCAGACGGCTTCGTAGTACCGCCGACTCGGATGAACAACGCGGGGGCTGAACCCTCGGCGGAGTCCGCCGAGGGAAGGGAGCCGACGAAGAAGAACGCAGATCAAACCGACGTGTCCCGCGCACCGAAGCGGAAACGTGGCAGGTCTTACGGTTTGGCAGGCGTGCGTGAGACGGCTCGGGCGCAGCCCGAGTTGAAGTTCACGTCGTTGCTGCATCACGTCAACGAGAACCTGTTGACCGAAGCCTTCTTCGATTTGAAGAAGACCGCGGCGGTGGGCGTCGATGTAGTGACGTGGCACGACTACGAACAGGGCCTGGAAGATCGCATCGCCGATCTTCACGGTCGCGTTCACCGGGGAAGCTACCGAGCAAAGCCTTCGAAGAGAATCTACATCACCAAAGCCGATGGGCGCGAGCGTCCAATCGGGATTGCTTCGCTGGAGGACAAGGTCGTCCAGAAAGCGGTCGGTTGGGTTTTGCAGTGCATCTACGAGCAGGACTTTCTCGGCTTCAGCTATGGCTTCCGGCCCGGAAGGAGTCAGCACAAGGCGCTCGATGCGCTCAGTGTTGCTTTGACGAGCAAGAAGGTGAACTGGGTATTGGACGCCGATGTGAAAGGTTTCTTTGACAACATGAACCATGACTGGTTGATGAAGTTTCTGGAACACCGCATCGCGGACAAACGTGTGCTCCGTTTGATCGGCAAATGGCTTCGTGCCGGTGTCAGTGATGACGGGGAGTGGTCCGAGACGAAGGTGGGGACGCCACAGGGAGCGGTGATTTCCCCGCTGCTTGCGAACATATACCTTCACTACGTCTTAGACCTCTGGATTCAAAGCTGGCGTAATCGTCGCGGTCGTGGCGACATGGTCATCATACGCTTCGCGGATGATTTCGTTGTCGGGTTTCAGCACAAGTACGAGGCCGAAGCGTTCCTGGAAGAACTTCGAGAACGTTTTGCCAAGTTCAGTCTGGAGCTTCACGGCCAAAAGACTCGGCTGATTGAGTTCGGTCGGTTCGCCATGAGCAACCGCAAAGAGCGCGGGGAGGGTCGACCGGAAACGTTCGACTTTCTCGGCTTTACGCACCGCTGTGATGTGACCCGGTCACATGGCTGGTTCACGATCCGTCGCGAGACGATCGCCAAGCGAATGCGTGCAACGCTTGCGGCGATCAAGGCGAAACTGCGTCAGCGTCGGCATTGGCCGGTGGGCGTCGTTGGTAGGTGGCTAGCCCGAGTCATGCGTGGCTGGCTGAACTACCACGCGGTGCCGGGGAACATGGTCCGGTTGCAACAGTTTCGCAATGAAGTCGCTAAGCTTTGGCTTGCCGTGCTTCGTCGCCGAAGCCAACGCAGCACGTGGACATGGACTCGAATGCAACGTCTAGCACGCAAGCATCTGCCAACACCGAGAATCTTACACAGCTACCCTCAGCAAAACTTTCACGCCCGATTCGACGTAGGAGCCGGATGA
- a CDS encoding IS5 family transposase: protein MPRHRLTDREFNAIRHLLPKQRTGKKGRPWVDHRSVIDGIFWILETGSPWRDLPEVFGKWQTVYARFRRWNLEGLWDRVYNAILRRLDKLDKIDRTLWCVDGSVIRAHRCSAGMIPQSEENDELVALGRSRGGYSTKIHILCDGQGTLLGITATGGQRHESTELENLIDHCELSLHRYDSRPDAIAGDKGYSSHAIRDLLRELGIEPVIGSKSNESREEEFDREAYRRRNIVERLIGWLKESRRVATRYDKLACSYLAFVQLAALRRALKLIC from the coding sequence ATGCCCCGACATCGTCTCACGGATCGAGAGTTCAATGCAATCCGTCACTTGCTGCCAAAACAGCGAACGGGCAAAAAAGGTCGGCCTTGGGTCGATCACCGTTCGGTGATCGACGGCATCTTTTGGATTCTAGAAACCGGCAGTCCGTGGAGGGATCTGCCCGAGGTGTTTGGAAAGTGGCAAACCGTTTACGCGAGATTTCGACGCTGGAACCTGGAGGGCCTTTGGGACCGGGTCTACAACGCAATACTAAGGCGACTGGACAAACTCGACAAAATTGATCGAACGCTCTGGTGTGTCGATGGAAGCGTCATCCGTGCGCATCGGTGTTCCGCGGGAATGATTCCACAAAGCGAGGAGAACGACGAACTGGTCGCTTTGGGACGTTCTCGCGGAGGCTACTCGACCAAAATCCACATCCTCTGTGACGGCCAAGGAACGCTGCTGGGAATCACCGCGACCGGTGGGCAACGTCATGAATCCACCGAACTGGAGAATCTAATCGACCACTGCGAACTGAGCCTGCATCGCTATGATTCTCGCCCCGACGCGATCGCTGGCGACAAAGGATATAGCAGCCACGCGATTCGAGATCTTCTTCGTGAGTTGGGGATCGAACCGGTGATCGGATCAAAGTCCAACGAATCGCGTGAAGAGGAATTTGATCGCGAAGCCTATCGTCGTCGCAACATCGTTGAACGCTTGATTGGATGGTTAAAAGAATCACGACGGGTTGCAACGCGATACGATAAGCTTGCTTGCTCGTACCTTGCATTCGTGCAACTCGCCGCCCTGCGACGAGCCTTAAAACTGATTTGTTAA
- a CDS encoding RHS repeat-associated core domain-containing protein gives MTKLASAESAGGAGVSFDSDAPGSARVSINEEGEVQFAISDASGRSVRSGTLDSSNQLISWSCSVHGNTANLSGYGTVHETRSVNALGNVRKTYTDGAGRTIQSVDALGKITSYTYDAAGNQLSVRDPNNLGQDCTYDALGRDLTCTDTAGDATSSSYDAAGNKITSTDAKGKITSYLFDARGRQIQQTDRLSGITVFAYTPTGQLQSLTDAQNQTTSYTYDDAGNKLTERYPDHTGGSPGSITYGIVSFVYDEAGRVLRRQDQLGDTVTFNYDLPGRLTSRQYRTRVNSPSGTVADTDTFTHDNAGRMLTAVSGRYANTVTYTYDDAGRKSTEAIAIGGVTYTTTTEYDDSGQVSELTYPDGTVVDRGYTNRGQLATVAVGATTVNTRTYDNGGRMLTSSYNNGVSETRSYNNDNTLVSISYSGAPIGNLTYNWDDNKNKTAETIGGILSGYGFAVPPSGYDDEDRLKIWNRTGGLNQSWSLSLVGDWDSFTENGASQTRTHGPGHELLTASSSSVSHDAKGNVTKIPQVLHAGDQTVTLNWDFDNRMQGANYRYEESGRDGEEIEVDYDIEYQFDALGRRVSRIQRVQHYDKDNGTFIVDQTTSVVFVQNGQQTIADYVGGSVASSPKYRYIWGAYIDEPVMRTGTGGTKYFHRNQQYSINALTDSSGSIVERYAYDAYGSLTIMSATGAVRTSSAQSNRYTYTGREWDEELGLYHYRARMYNAKAGRFCSRDPIGYVDGENLYSTYHSIHWLDPSGTEIVTGPVFPHDDSPSADEPYDFPIIIFPDRPRTPRPIRRPRRPPPPAKPGGHGHFCGPKRRAICQRNADGTKTPSLVNPEPVDALDAACEAHDCCLADYPEVIGELCGLTDCNGDLCRSAAEVNCFTEHMDDPFLQASCESMKIRVRFFICPF, from the coding sequence TTGACCAAGCTCGCTTCGGCCGAGTCCGCCGGTGGGGCGGGAGTCAGCTTCGACAGTGATGCGCCAGGTTCGGCCCGCGTCTCGATCAACGAAGAAGGAGAAGTTCAATTCGCGATCAGCGATGCGTCGGGGCGCAGCGTGAGGTCGGGAACGCTGGACAGCTCCAATCAACTGATCAGTTGGTCCTGCAGCGTGCATGGCAACACCGCCAACCTCTCCGGTTACGGCACGGTACATGAGACCCGCAGCGTCAACGCCCTGGGCAACGTCCGTAAAACTTACACCGATGGTGCGGGCCGGACGATCCAATCCGTTGATGCACTCGGCAAGATCACGTCGTACACCTACGACGCCGCCGGCAACCAGCTGTCGGTCCGTGACCCCAACAACTTGGGCCAAGACTGCACCTATGACGCGCTAGGCCGCGACCTGACCTGTACTGATACCGCGGGCGATGCGACCAGCAGCAGCTACGATGCCGCCGGCAACAAGATCACCAGCACCGACGCTAAGGGCAAGATCACCAGCTACCTGTTTGATGCCCGGGGCCGCCAGATCCAGCAAACCGATCGGCTCTCTGGCATCACGGTGTTCGCCTACACACCAACCGGTCAACTGCAAAGCCTGACCGATGCTCAGAACCAAACGACCAGCTACACTTACGACGATGCGGGCAACAAACTGACCGAGCGATACCCCGATCACACGGGTGGATCTCCGGGAAGCATTACCTACGGCATCGTCTCGTTCGTCTACGACGAAGCCGGCCGAGTGCTTCGTCGACAAGATCAGCTGGGCGATACTGTCACTTTCAACTACGACCTACCCGGTCGACTTACCTCGCGCCAATACCGCACGCGGGTAAACAGTCCATCGGGCACGGTCGCCGATACAGACACCTTCACGCACGACAACGCGGGCCGAATGTTGACAGCCGTCAGTGGTCGTTACGCTAATACGGTAACCTATACCTATGACGATGCCGGACGTAAGTCGACCGAAGCGATCGCGATCGGGGGAGTGACCTACACGACCACGACGGAGTACGACGATTCCGGGCAAGTGTCCGAGTTGACCTACCCGGACGGGACCGTGGTCGATCGCGGCTATACCAACCGTGGCCAATTGGCCACGGTTGCAGTGGGCGCGACAACGGTAAATACGCGAACATACGACAACGGTGGCCGGATGCTGACCAGCAGCTACAATAACGGAGTTAGCGAGACCCGTTCCTACAACAACGACAACACCCTGGTGTCGATCAGCTACTCAGGTGCTCCGATTGGCAACCTAACCTACAATTGGGACGACAATAAGAACAAAACGGCGGAAACGATTGGTGGCATTTTGAGTGGTTATGGGTTTGCTGTACCTCCGTCGGGCTACGACGACGAAGACCGTCTAAAGATTTGGAACCGAACCGGCGGACTAAACCAATCCTGGAGTTTATCGCTTGTTGGCGATTGGGACAGCTTCACCGAGAACGGAGCTTCCCAGACTCGAACACATGGACCGGGCCACGAACTACTGACCGCCAGTTCGAGTAGTGTGTCACATGATGCCAAGGGTAACGTCACCAAGATTCCGCAAGTGCTTCACGCCGGCGATCAAACCGTAACATTGAACTGGGATTTCGATAATCGTATGCAGGGAGCGAACTACAGATACGAAGAATCTGGGCGAGACGGGGAGGAAATCGAAGTTGACTACGATATCGAGTATCAGTTCGATGCCTTGGGCCGTCGAGTGAGTCGCATACAGCGCGTTCAGCATTACGATAAGGACAACGGCACCTTCATCGTCGACCAGACGACTTCGGTAGTTTTCGTACAAAATGGGCAGCAGACAATCGCGGACTACGTCGGCGGATCTGTGGCCTCGAGCCCCAAGTATAGGTACATATGGGGAGCGTACATCGATGAACCGGTGATGCGAACCGGAACCGGCGGCACGAAATACTTTCATCGGAATCAACAGTACTCGATCAACGCACTGACGGATTCGAGCGGCTCGATCGTTGAGCGTTACGCCTATGACGCGTACGGTTCACTGACGATAATGAGCGCTACCGGAGCGGTACGCACATCTTCCGCGCAAAGTAACCGCTATACTTACACGGGGCGGGAGTGGGATGAAGAACTCGGCCTGTACCACTATCGGGCCCGGATGTACAACGCGAAAGCTGGACGGTTCTGCTCCAGAGATCCTATTGGGTACGTGGACGGCGAAAACCTATATTCCACATACCACTCGATACATTGGTTGGATCCATCAGGTACAGAGATTGTCACCGGACCAGTCTTCCCGCATGACGATAGTCCTTCCGCTGACGAGCCATACGATTTCCCGATTATCATTTTTCCGGATCGGCCAAGAACTCCACGCCCAATTCGAAGACCGAGACGGCCGCCACCTCCCGCAAAACCCGGAGGACATGGTCACTTTTGTGGACCGAAGCGCAGGGCAATCTGTCAGCGAAACGCGGATGGCACAAAGACACCATCACTAGTGAATCCTGAGCCGGTTGATGCACTCGATGCAGCGTGTGAGGCACACGATTGCTGCTTGGCAGACTACCCCGAAGTCATTGGTGAACTCTGTGGACTTACCGATTGCAACGGCGATCTATGTAGATCCGCAGCCGAAGTAAACTGCTTTACAGAGCATATGGATGACCCATTTTTGCAGGCATCATGCGAGAGCATGAAAATACGGGTTAGGTTTTTCATTTGCCCGTTCTAG